In Clostridium sp. DL-VIII, the following proteins share a genomic window:
- a CDS encoding methyl-accepting chemotaxis protein codes for MKISLKIKLMIAFFCMITIPMGVLGGISYEMSSKSIQASVQQQLDEQALSTGNLINDKIDSLKRTLEVASLNGDINNALKNLSPENKEKAYNYIKTVQDKNKDNMEVLIITDIAGDEVINNQSIEPDVDLSDRAYIKEALSGEETVSDVLISRTTGNEGISIAYPIKDGDKIIGTLVGSINFESISNYASKIKIGQTGYAFITDKNGLYDYHPDKSKILKESASNDLISMINQVKDGKAVDGFYNSDNVKKYVVFQSADKWIIGLTADYNDYMSPALSIRNYTIGIMLISIILAMLLAYLYSTKGIINPINKLEALMKLAGEGDLTVKAKVDRNDEIAELEKSFNNMIGHQDHIVRNVLEASEQLTAASEEMASSSEEISATTEEITATINQVAEDAEKQNASIVEISTVLVQLSSLVQLAQNRAEATTSNATNTMNVAEFGRGKVEETVKAMNVINSGSQETAEALEALNGLSAKVDGIVNTINDIAGQTSLLALNASIEAARAGEHGKGFSVVAEEVRKLSEETNDRAKEIATLVSEMIKQTQNAVSSMGRAKAEVDNGVRIVSETDKAFVDIRNAIEKIVKHVGEILEITSDEVASSDKVVKLINEIATVTESNTENCENVSSASEEQANAINNFTATAQETSAMSEELTKLVERFKL; via the coding sequence GTGAAAATTTCTTTAAAAATAAAATTAATGATTGCATTTTTTTGTATGATTACTATACCAATGGGGGTATTAGGAGGTATATCATATGAGATGTCAAGCAAATCCATACAAGCATCAGTTCAGCAGCAATTAGATGAACAGGCATTGAGTACAGGAAATTTAATTAATGATAAAATAGATTCTTTAAAACGTACTTTAGAAGTAGCTAGCTTAAATGGAGATATTAATAATGCACTCAAAAATTTAAGCCCAGAAAATAAGGAAAAGGCCTATAATTATATCAAAACTGTTCAAGATAAAAACAAAGATAATATGGAAGTATTAATTATTACTGATATAGCAGGAGATGAAGTTATTAATAATCAGTCAATAGAACCTGACGTAGATTTAAGTGACAGAGCATACATAAAAGAGGCACTTAGTGGAGAAGAAACCGTTAGTGATGTATTAATATCTAGAACTACAGGAAATGAAGGTATTTCTATAGCTTATCCAATTAAAGATGGAGATAAGATCATTGGAACTTTAGTTGGAAGTATAAATTTTGAAAGCATTTCAAATTATGCATCTAAAATAAAAATTGGACAAACAGGATATGCATTTATTACTGATAAAAACGGATTGTATGACTATCATCCTGATAAAAGTAAAATTTTAAAGGAAAGTGCAAGTAATGATTTAATTTCTATGATTAATCAAGTGAAAGATGGAAAGGCTGTTGATGGATTTTATAATTCAGATAATGTGAAAAAGTACGTTGTTTTTCAGTCAGCTGATAAGTGGATAATTGGGCTTACAGCAGATTATAATGATTATATGTCACCAGCTCTAAGCATTAGAAATTATACAATTGGCATTATGCTAATATCTATTATTTTAGCTATGTTATTAGCATACTTGTATTCAACTAAAGGAATAATTAATCCTATTAATAAACTGGAAGCTCTAATGAAGCTTGCAGGAGAAGGAGATTTAACTGTTAAAGCTAAAGTAGATAGAAATGATGAAATTGCCGAGCTTGAAAAATCTTTTAATAACATGATAGGGCATCAGGATCACATAGTCAGAAATGTTTTAGAGGCGTCAGAGCAATTAACGGCAGCCTCAGAAGAAATGGCTTCATCTTCAGAAGAAATAAGCGCCACTACTGAGGAAATAACTGCAACCATAAATCAAGTTGCAGAAGATGCAGAAAAACAAAATGCATCTATAGTTGAAATCTCAACAGTTTTAGTACAATTGTCAAGTTTAGTACAGCTTGCACAAAATAGAGCTGAAGCAACAACTTCAAATGCAACTAACACAATGAACGTGGCTGAGTTTGGAAGAGGAAAAGTAGAAGAAACAGTAAAGGCAATGAATGTTATTAATAGTGGAAGCCAGGAGACAGCAGAAGCACTTGAAGCTTTAAATGGATTATCTGCTAAAGTTGATGGAATAGTAAATACTATAAATGATATTGCAGGGCAAACGAGTCTTTTAGCATTAAATGCATCTATAGAGGCAGCCAGGGCAGGAGAACATGGTAAAGGCTTTAGTGTTGTAGCTGAAGAAGTAAGAAAATTATCAGAAGAAACAAATGATAGAGCAAAGGAAATAGCTACATTAGTTAGTGAAATGATTAAGCAAACACAAAATGCTGTAAGTTCAATGGGAAGAGCAAAGGCTGAAGTTGATAATGGAGTAAGAATAGTATCAGAAACAGATAAAGCTTTTGTAGATATAAGAAATGCTATAGAAAAGATAGTTAAACATGTTGGTGAAATACTTGAGATCACAAGTGATGAAGTTGCATCTTCAGATAAAGTTGTTAAATTAATCAATGAGATAGCCACAGTAACTGAAAGTAATACTGAAAATTGTGAGAATGTATCTTCAGCATCAGAAGAACAGGCAAATGCAATAAATAATTTCACAGCAAC
- a CDS encoding ATP-binding protein, producing MRNAENEMIFYGLDNINNKLDELVETLNLKSQCFEIKLIVSEALNNSFVHGNKSDKNKPIYMKWELDEKKLILTVTDCGSGIENLESHKEINEDNILEESGRGLYIIRCYTDEVEFKDNSIIMKKYIS from the coding sequence ATGCGAAATGCAGAAAATGAGATGATATTTTATGGCTTAGATAATATAAATAATAAATTGGATGAATTAGTAGAAACATTAAATTTAAAAAGCCAGTGCTTTGAAATAAAGCTAATTGTATCAGAAGCACTTAACAACTCATTTGTTCACGGGAACAAAAGTGATAAAAATAAACCTATATATATGAAATGGGAATTAGATGAAAAAAAATTAATATTAACTGTAACAGATTGTGGAAGCGGAATTGAAAATCTAGAATCACATAAAGAAATAAATGAAGATAATATTCTAGAAGAGAGTGGACGAGGGTTGTATATTATAAGATGTTATACTGATGAAGTAGAATTTAAAGACAACTCTATAATTATGAAAAAATATATTTCATAG